The following are encoded in a window of Nakamurella sp. A5-74 genomic DNA:
- a CDS encoding ice-binding family protein: MNQSSVSTHFGRPPLISSWVHLIGVSALALAVCVPMTLSPTALAAADVEDVGLGTAGSYSVLAGQTVTNTGPSVLSQSAGVSPGSAVTGFPPGVVLPPGTINAANPAAAQAQADALTAYGDADGRIPPEEVPDDLAGATVLPGLYTAAGPLSLNGTVTLDAQGNPAAVFIFQSSSSLIVGSGSQVLLIGGAQACHVYWQVDESATIGTNSAFAGTILALTSIALNTGTSLQGRAIALNGAVTLDSNVISDGECVDAPVTTTTPTTPTTPTTPTTPTTPTTPTTPTTPTTPTTPTTPTTPTTPTTPTTPTTPTTPTTPTTPTTPTTLTTPTTLTTPTTLTTPTTLTTPTTPTTPTTPTTPTTPTTSTAPIFVPSGRTAPPVPTVTTGSPTSVTSTRSTSVVPTPVGPTPTLTLETTTTTSATGTMGMGTTTAISTLGIGTTYSEQIPIKPVGGVSTGGGGTATGSPAAMVALGLAALLGSAVLLARTLRGGRRL; the protein is encoded by the coding sequence ATGAATCAGTCCTCTGTTTCCACCCACTTCGGGCGCCCACCCCTCATCAGTTCTTGGGTCCACCTCATCGGTGTGAGCGCGCTCGCGTTGGCGGTGTGTGTGCCGATGACCCTGTCGCCGACGGCTCTGGCCGCCGCGGACGTCGAGGATGTCGGACTGGGTACCGCCGGCTCGTACTCGGTGCTGGCAGGTCAAACCGTCACCAACACCGGACCCAGTGTTCTCTCGCAGAGTGCAGGCGTCAGCCCGGGATCGGCAGTCACCGGGTTTCCTCCCGGAGTGGTGCTCCCTCCGGGAACGATCAATGCGGCGAATCCCGCCGCGGCGCAGGCGCAGGCGGACGCGCTGACGGCGTACGGCGACGCCGACGGACGGATCCCACCGGAGGAGGTGCCCGATGATCTGGCCGGTGCGACGGTTCTCCCGGGCCTCTACACCGCGGCCGGGCCGCTGTCGCTGAACGGCACCGTCACCCTCGACGCCCAGGGCAACCCCGCTGCCGTGTTCATCTTCCAGAGTTCCTCGTCATTGATCGTCGGGTCGGGAAGCCAGGTCCTGCTGATCGGGGGCGCCCAGGCCTGTCATGTGTACTGGCAGGTGGACGAGTCCGCCACGATCGGTACCAACAGTGCGTTCGCCGGCACGATCCTGGCCTTGACGTCGATCGCCCTGAACACGGGCACTTCCCTGCAGGGCCGGGCCATCGCGCTGAACGGTGCGGTCACCCTCGACTCCAATGTCATCTCCGATGGCGAATGCGTCGATGCACCCGTCACGACCACCACCCCGACGACCCCCACGACCCCCACGACCCCCACGACACCGACGACCCCCACGACACCGACGACCCCCACGACACCGACGACCCCCACGACACCGACGACACCGACGACCCCCACGACACCGACGACCCCCACGACACCGACGACCCCCACGACACCGACGACACCGACGACCCCCACGACACCGACAACCCTCACGACACCGACGACCCTCACGACACCGACGACCCTCACGACACCGACGACCCTCACGACACCGACGACCCCCACGACCCCCACGACCCCCACCACCCCCACGACACCGACTACCAGCACGGCGCCGATCTTCGTACCGTCGGGACGGACGGCGCCTCCGGTGCCGACAGTGACGACCGGATCGCCGACCAGCGTGACCTCGACGCGATCCACCTCCGTCGTCCCGACCCCCGTGGGGCCCACCCCGACCCTGACGCTCGAGACCACGACCACGACCTCGGCAACCGGCACGATGGGCATGGGGACCACCACCGCTATCAGCACGCTGGGCATCGGCACGACCTACAGCGAGCAGATCCCGATCAAGCCCGTAGGTGGGGTCAGCACCGGCGGTGGCGGTACTGCCACCGGGAGCCCGGCCGCAATGGTTGCCCTGGGCCTCGCTGCTCTGCTGGGCTCTGCCGTGCTCCTGGCCCGCACGCTGCGCGGCGGTCGACGACTGTGA
- a CDS encoding helix-turn-helix transcriptional regulator, producing the protein MADGPPTTQHADRFDAALLDQLRAARRCRGWTQRDLAGNTNGLVSKSALAGYELGQRTLRMPVAWILAQALGEKLSALISRAEVSIRAQEPVVRLHVRRVLNSTDQKIAVVRTWLHTRYPRDVAAAIRLSLTEQAVQALATRMQITVGECRERLQPYIRGDSPPSAEGTVRNSA; encoded by the coding sequence GTGGCGGACGGACCGCCCACGACTCAACACGCCGATCGCTTCGATGCGGCGTTATTGGACCAGCTGCGCGCCGCCCGGAGGTGCCGTGGATGGACCCAGCGCGACCTGGCCGGCAACACGAATGGTCTGGTGTCGAAGTCTGCGCTGGCGGGGTACGAGTTGGGCCAGCGAACCCTTCGGATGCCGGTGGCCTGGATCCTGGCTCAAGCGCTCGGGGAGAAACTCTCCGCGCTGATCTCCCGGGCCGAGGTGTCCATCCGGGCCCAGGAGCCGGTGGTCCGGTTGCACGTGCGCCGCGTCCTGAACTCGACCGACCAGAAGATCGCCGTGGTCCGTACCTGGTTGCACACCCGGTACCCGCGCGACGTGGCTGCGGCGATCCGGCTGTCCCTGACCGAACAAGCCGTCCAAGCGCTGGCGACACGCATGCAGATCACTGTGGGGGAATGCCGCGAACGATTGCAGCCGTACATCCGCGGTGATTCTCCGCCGTCCGCGGAGGGGACCGTCCGCAACTCGGCGTGA